The window TTCTTGTCATTAGAAAATTATGGAAAActaagatataattttataaaactgagaTAAACAAATACCTAATAACTTATACCTTTAACACATACAATGTGTGTACTGATGTGtttgtattttcataaataatatttggccagggatgtgtgtgtgtgtgtgtgtgggtgggtgggtggtgtgtgtgtgtgtgtgtatgtgtatgtgtgaaaggggggagagagagagagagagagagagagagaaagagaaaggtatTTAAACCAACCAAAACATAAAAGAACTCAAAGCAAGCACTCTGTGTTGGTAGGTTCTTGAGCAATGGAACCATTCATAGTTCCTTTCCATCTTAGTGGAATCAGAAAATAACACAATATTAGTTATCACTACCTTCATAGATGAACTCCctgttatttattctttcatctaattTGCACAATACATCTAAGAGCTAATACATTTTACTTTGCATGCAGctcaaaattttttttgccaGCTCAATGAAAACTTATCTTGCTTTCTatttgtttctgttattttttaattacttgtaTGCTTTGAATAATATTCAACCATACTTATTTTACATGTCAAACAAAGTTTTAAGCATTTTCTGATTGATGATATTAATTGAGCAATTAGACATCTCTGCCAGTTTTCTGCCATGGTCTGATGACTCCTCTCTGGTATAACTACTGCCTGGCACTCTTCACAGGAACAGGGACTTGCTCCACACCCTCTTCAAGAGGCCATTCTCcactttcttcatgtttttcctaGGTGGAGGTCAGATGAAGTAgtggaaaactatttttaaaatcctgtcaTGGAGTGGTAGGAGCAGACACTCTTCATGTCATTCAGGTTACCTTAGATTGGCTTCTGTTCTTACCTTATTCTCTGCAGTTAGTGGGATCATCAATGTCTTGATTAGTGCTTCTATTTACTAACATTTACTAACTTCTACCTTTTAGaagtttaattaaaagaaaatgcttaCACAGTTGCCATGCTACACCAAACAGCACATCTAGGCCTGTGATCTGTTTCCTgatatttaatcttttattcaTTGCCTATTTTATATCTAGCATGTTATATATTTGATGTAAATATTCTGTTGACCTTTAGGACATTGTTAAACTCATCCAAATAGCTTCAGATATTTAACTTGAACCAATTTTGTTGAATTGAAAAAGTTCTCAGCCATTGTTTCTTCACTTGGATTTTCAATTCAATCCCTAAGATACCTCCTTCCAGGGTGCAGTGGAGTCTATGAGTGCTTATACCCATGTTGAACTCATAAATGTGAACACATTTAACAAGAGGTATGAAACTTTGAGTTAGTCTGCACAGAAGTTAGTAAACTCCAAAACATTTTAGCATTACATGCAATTTGAGTAAATATATTCTTGTGAAATTCTGTATATTTCTATTCAAATATCTCCTTTTTTACAGAATCCTTCTCTGAAAATCTAACAAATTGTTATTCTCTTACCTAATTTATGTACTTTCAAaactgtagaaaaatattttaatacatataataatttaattgaCAATTACTGATTTTGATTACCTTGTGTCTGACAGACTTTCTGCTGATTGGATAATATATTGTGCTATTAATAAATAATAGCACTCAGTtttattctgacttttttttctatGTTGTCCTTTATCATCTTCTTTCTTATTGTATTCACAACCCCAAGATCAAAAGAAATTCATCCTCCCTCCATATACATGCCAATGTATCACAAAGACTTAACAAACTAGTTTATTGTCAAGGATATTCATTAATAATGCTCAATTTGTCATAAATGTGCCAGAAGAGGAAAATCATGTTTCTCAATCTTCAATAACAAAATGTCACACCCCCATCTCTgccacacacacagaagcacagGGTTTAGTATTGAAATTAAGACTTAAGATCCCCATTTTGTTTCCCAGAGTGAACCAATCTTCAGTTGCATTATCTGGAGAATGTGTAATACGGTATAACAGTATTGCCCAGAATCATGGTGATGTGTGTGTTACCCCTGcattacaactaaaatataagtGATGGACCTatcagttttatgttttaaaatgatctACTATCATATAAAAGGTTTGGTGATATATATTTAtagcaaaatgaagttaaaggTTTTATTTGCCATGAATAGAATTTACTCTAGggatataattaatatttaatcatTAAGATTCTGCAGAGTAACATTTCAGATGTGTGCACAGGACATATCCTGAGAGACCTTGGCAACACAAAGTGTAATTAGTAAGGGAAAAGACAGatcaaattttgatcttttttcagAGTCAGAAAATCTCTAGTTTAAACCAAACTTGTGAATAATTGGTTCAGAGGATATTTGAATCAAAACAGTAGCAATCATGCCATAATTATCTAGCAAACAAAGTCATTCCATGAAGATTTAATGTGTAATCAACTAAAATGTTGCAAAGTTTATACAAActgattcttaactttattatACTATCTGCTCTATTAGTAAGTAGAATCTACACAATCAACTTTGACACtcgctttttaaaattaatagtttcTGCTTTCCCCCCCCCTCTTGATCATTTCTCAGGAACTTCAAATAAatgcaatgttttatttattgattgattttacaGTGCAAGCTActactgagcttcatcctcagcCCAAATCAACATTTTGGTTGATAGTGAGAGTTAAGTCTAACATCATTTCCTGTAGCATAACAAAGTACAGCAGGCTgttcaagagaaaggaaagaatttggtaaatttttaaGATAGTGTTCAAGGTGTTCATTAGTACACACATTCTTCCATATACACATTCCTATTCAACTCTGAATGTTCTCTGTATGTGCAGATTTCCACTGTAACCTTGACATTCTCATTGCTAAAATGGATTTAAAGAATCCCTCTTTACTCCTTGACTGGTGGCTAAAATTCCAATCTGGTTCCTTCTTCACATGACCCTCTTCCTCATGTGtctgtattttcctttattatctcTTATAAGAACAATCTTGCTGGATTTAGGTTCCCCAATCCTCTGTGATATCATTTTGATCCTTACCTGAATTATAACTGCAAAGATGCTATTTCCAAATATGGTCACATCAGTGGTTCTGAGTGGATATTTTAGGGGACACTATTCAACTTGTAACACATTAATTCACAGAGCTATTTCGCTTAACattgaaatgaacaaaaaccaaATGGTCAAATAATTGTCTTAAAACATAGATTTGAAACTCTAAGTAGTGAACTGAATACATCATTCAAATCAGTGAGAACCACTGAAAAACTACAGGATGGTAAATCaaattcctttggaaatataAATCTTCAACAGGATAGTTTGGGGTGATTCATCAGCTTCCTAAAGCTCTCCTTCACATCTTTGTTCCTGAGGCTGTAGATCAAAGGATTTAGCATGGAGATGACCACTGTGTAAAAAACAGAACCTACTTTGACAATGAgacatgagtttttggagttgGGTACACAATAAAGGAACAAGACAGTCCCATGAAAAATGGTGATGGCGGTCAGATGGGAGGTGCAGGTTGAGAAGGTTTTTTGGCATCCACCAGTGGAGGACATTTTCATGACAGTGACAAAGATGGATATATAAGTACTGAGGATGATGAAGAGGCTGCTCACCTCATCAAATATGGTGATGATGAAACAAAGCATTTGACTGACAGAGGGGTCTGAGCAGGAGACAGAGACAATGGCAGAGTGCTCACAGACAAAATTACTGATGACATTAGACCCACAGAAGGATAATGCCAAGACAAAATAGGTGAGTGTCAGGGAGTAGACTATACCCCATATGTAGGTTCCAGCCACTAGTGATGCACACAGCTTCTGGGACATGATGACTGTGTAGAGAAGAGGGTGACAACCTGCCACAAACCAGTCATAGGACATCACTGCCAACATGAAGGTTTCCACCACTACAAATATGCAAGCCAAGAAGAATTGTGTGATGCATCCTGTAAAGGAGatggttctgtcttccataacCAGGTTCTCCAGAAGTTTGGGGGTCACCGTAGTGGAATACCAGAAATCAATAGAGGACAAGTGgctaagaaaaaagtatataggGGTGTGAAGTTTGGGATTGATTCTGATGATCAGGATCATGCTCAGATTTCTGACAGCTGTGACTGTATAGATGGTCAGGAACACCAGGAACAGGGGCACCTGAAGGTCTGGGAACTCTGAGAAGCCCAGGAGGATGAAGGTGACTTCAAAAGTCTGATTTGTCTCAGCCAACAGCATGACTGTTGtggaagaaaaatctgaaataagaataaaagtataaagaTCTAGTAGTCATAGAATATTTACCACATAAAAGGcaatgttcaaaaatattaaaaatatttatctagcTCTCCAAATGAAACAATGAATTATAAACTAGTAGCTCCACATACATATGAGTAAAATGGGGCATATACAAAATGTGGCACTTGTTCACATTTAGACAGCTTAATACCTATGAGCTGAGTTCTGGAGCAGATCCTCAGTGGCAGAAGTTAAGTGAAGCCATTTCctttagaagagagaaaagatttatgCGGTGTTATAGAAAACATGTTCCAGAGTTCCCCATTAAATTTAACAGCATGAATGTAGCAATGACTGTGCATTTAATGCTAAAATGTATAAAGGAAGTATTGGAGAGGAAAAGCAGAGAGGGGCCAATCAGACCAGGATGCCCCGTCTGAGGTCCTAAGCCCCAGCAACCTATGAGTCATAAAACAGGTGGACATTAAAGAAAACCAGCTCTCTGTCAATCCCTCCCTGTGTCACAACACTTGCCTCAGTGCTGTAGAATAAGATAGGACCTGGTAAAAAGAGGAGGACATATTTTTGGTACATTGcttcaccattttttcttttcctcctcactGGTTTTCTCATAGGCCCTGATGCTTCTAATGTGCTCATCCAGatccattttcatctttttaaactttttattaactTTCAATCTCACAACTTTACTAGTCCCATTATGTTACTAAATATTTGCAGAATctcagaatttgaaataaaaataaaatgcattttcccCAAGTCATCTGTGTTCTTCAGAACAGGCTGGAAAATATGGTAATAGTAACCAAAGGCTAGGTAACTACCCTCAACCTCTCTGGCAATGGGAATATTTTCACTCTATGTATTGAAGAAGGGTTTGATTGAAGATACATCAGTGATCATCTTAAGAGTTTTGAGTGATGCAATCAttgttatatttgtatattttattttcagaaagcaaaaatGTATTCTGTTTGCAGGGAGTTCATAATCACAGAATTCCCTATTCATTTCATCatcatataaaaaacaaattgagCCAATAATAAGTGCAACTCTGAAATGTTCAAGTGAACACAAGATAATTAGTATGAATCCCATAAGCAGAAGACTCTAGTTTTAGTTTTGTACTACCAGCTCAAGGTAAAAAGAACTTGCATCTCCTTTATAGCTAACGGCTATGTTTTACACTCAAAATGTTCTTCCttcatgaggaaaaagaaatcatcaggagagttcaaacagctcaccacagaACACCACCACTAGAGAAGCCCAGACTTCAGAGATGgagatttaaaatcaattttaggcTTTGGTATTTGCTGTGTTATCTCTTGTAACTCActcagattttccttctttatggaTAAAGCAAGACTAATAATGGAAAGATAATAACTATTTTGAATGTAAGCATTAAATTAGGAAATGatgttaatatgtttatttaattctAACATTTATGCAGCCCAGGAAATGGAGGTTCCCTCAGcctttccaattttaatttttagttcagTGATGAACTGGTGCTGTTTTTCAAACttcatattattataaaatactgaagaaacagAGCAAACATCAACGAAGGCAGCAATGAACATGTGGGTGCAGTTTAGTACTTCAAAGGCAAGTTCAACTGTTCAACTCTCATTCCTAGGTCTCCCTCACCTCCTAATTCACAGTCATCCTGCAAGAACATTTTCTGactttccctttgttttctcatgaCAATCTGACTCCTTTTGGTTCTCACTTCTCATCTCAGGTTTTTGCCTGGGGAAGATTTACCAAACTGCAATGTTCCCTGGTGTATGGGAATAGAGGCTCAGTCTCCTCCCTATAGGGCTTCCACCTGCCTGTGAGAGAATCCTTTCCTCATCCCTCCATTCCTGTGGTTCTTAACAAGCAATGGCTTCAAACACTTCAATTCCTCTCTATCACTTAgtttattcaatttaaatttatcattttaatttgacttaagACTATACCTAGCTATTCCCCAGTGTTCAACCTTCTTTAATCATGCCAATATTCTCAGTTTATTCCttggtttatttaatttctttcacttttaccTAAATATACTATTTCCTTGGTCAATTGATGCAGTATTTGTAATACATAAGGTCTTACATGAAAATCAGTATCACAAAGAGATGTTCCCTTTATACTCCACTAATAGCTTCTTAGTGTACCTACAGTTGTTACTATCAGGGCATTGCAATGTCATGAGATGTCTGTTCCCTATTAGCTTATACTCTTATGTCTatgagattttgaaatgttgagaGTATTCctagattttataaaatttttttcaaaaatttgaagtGTGACTACTAGGCACATGGTGGATATCCTGagagcacaaaacaaaaacaaaacaggattgatactcaaaagaaagaaggagagattaGAACTTAAATATCTGAGCCCTGAGAAGATAAACTAGGTAGGATGGTCTTTGGAATAAGAGAGTTCCCTGCTTTAAAAGGTAGAGAACTTCAATGACTCCTAAATACTATAAAATAGCAAATGACACATGGTCTATCTGAAACCAACTCACCTGAAgatcttgttcttattttttgataGACTGCAGGGAATTCAGAactcaaatattatttaaatattaagaatttatGATATCATCAGGCATCCATAATGAACTTTAGTTAAATTTTCTAGGAATATGTTTCAGAAAATTTCAGGGATAAAAGGGatagaaaggaggaggagaaagagagatgggaaaaaagagaaatttagaagCTTATTCTGACttctaagcagaaaataaaatgaaggacttACTTATACCTCTATGACCTGAGGGATTTAGACCATAGAGAatttttactaaattattttgaACACAGAAATTAGTTTAAATGTTTTAGGTGGCATTGAGCAAGAATGTAATTTCTTCTTAATCACTTGAGACAATGACTCATCAAGCCTactccattaatttattttagaacttttgACTATGGAAAATGTACAAACTGACTtggaaaaaatgataattataataaaatataaaagaaaaggtaaataaattGTAATGTAATAATTAAGAATTAACTGCTCTTAGCAATTGCTatattattgttctcattttctaCATGTCATGTGTGTCCTAGGATgtataaatgacagaatataacctctgactttttcttttaagataaaataaCCATCCATGTCCTTGGAAACACTGATTCACATCATTCCAATGAATTTAcgttttctttcaaatataacCACACTATGCTTCCAAGCTTATACAATACAATAAGTTAGATATATTCATGACCacactttcttaaaaattactcaaaatattaAGTAGTTGGTAAACATAACAGAAGTCTGAAGTAAACAGGGATTATTAATCATGGGACATAAAgactttttattatgaatgacTCAGCATTGTTCCAGAGTTCCAGAGTTCTCCCTTACGGGAACAGCAGTCTTTTCCCTACCCCTGGCACCTCTGCACCCTGCATTCACTGTGAAGTCAACTtctgcaaaagagaaaatgatgaaaGCCTTCCGTGTCATTTGTACATCAGTATTCTTATGCATCATGACAAACAGCTCACAGCTCAGCGGCTTtaactaatgcattttttttaatttcacactcTTTGTGGGGTAGAAGTCATGTCACAGCTAAGCTGGATATTGGTATATGAGGTCTCACCAAGCTGCCATTAAGTTTCCAGCTACAGCTAGAGTTTGAATCAGAGGTGAGACCAGGGAAAGATCTTCTTCCAAGCTCTTTGAGTTATTGACGGAGTTTGTGTTCTTGAAGATGCTGAAcctctatggtttgaatatggtgtATGTTACCCAGAgcccattaaaattaaaagcagatcCCATGGGTGGTGCTGCTGGGATGTGGTGTGACCTTCAAGAAGTGGGGCCTGGAGGGAGGTCCTAAGGTCATTGAGGGCATGAAGTATTTCTCATGACTCCTTAATAGTTCCAAGAAGGTTATTATAAAAACCTGAGTTTGTTCCCATCtacttctttctgttcctgttgGAGATGTGACCACTTGCTTCTGCTTATGGACCCCCCACCATGGTTCTCCATTCACTACACTCACCAGAAGCCAAGAAAATGGGGTCACTAATCTTAGCCTTTGAACATTCAACAATGTaagctaaattaaaatttttctctataaaaagTGAGCTGCCTCGGGGCTTTTGTTGTAGTAATGCACAACTGACTATTTCAGGGGCTAATGCCACCTTTTCTTGCTAGTCATGCATCAGCAGCCACTTTTAGATCCAAGAAAACGCTTTTAGCTTCTCACTCCATCTCCCTCTCCACAGGCCCTCACAACATAAAAGGATTGTCTCAATGCCTTAAATGATTTCTCGTATGAACACTTCTTTGGAATGTCAGGTCCTTGAATTTGTTCTATCCTGTGTCTAAGACTCTAATGTAATAACTTCCCATTTTAATCAAGTTTAATTTCTCTGATGCTATCAATGTAATAAGTTGGGTCATGTTCAGGTGGTTCACAtgtcttcaaattattttatgaaagagAGCTGGGGAGTTAACATAACCCTAtgcaaaatgtttaataaatgctttttatcTATCTCATGGGAATGTGAGCTGTTTCTAATTtcctattaaaattaagaaaacattcattttgtcAATTCAGATGACTACATGCTGTATATCTTAAGCCTTATTAATCATCTTAGGACCTACTACTTGGTTGGGTTTGCCATAACCTACAATCATCTTCAAGATTCATCTTGTTTCCTTCTGTTAGAAGAACTTACCTTATTTTTTACTATAATTTCACTGAAGACATAGTTTTATACTTTAATGTTCTGAAAAATCTCTGTATTTAAATCTATATTTTAGAAGGTTATTTCTTAGATATAGGAATGAAATTCTACCTATTTTCTTCACCAATTGAAAAATGTCAATCCTTGCCTTCTAGTCTGTCACTAGAGGGTCAGTCACAGTCTTCCACATCAGGTAGGATGTGGAAGATAACAGTTCATCGATGCTATCTCAAGTGACAATTTCTTTTTCCAGGCTGCATAGTATGATATTGCATATATAAACCACATGTTCTCATTTCTCAATGGACATTTTGGTGGTTTCTTTAccttggctattataaaaaaatgctgaaattgaagccagaattaaggacaggtagttagtgtagaaatagggaatcgggtcaattcgaggagatgaagtcatgaagccatctgcctttggaagttggagactgcccctggaagaatggaatgtcaaagatctccggagcccattgatgaccaaatttacctgcctttatcaaggactgcaaacaaggagctgctaattaatgccccctgggcccttatctgcctgaatcaccttggccctccccctgcccatggcttctcacttaatgcaaaaccaggcctagtcatgaaggcaggaaggagagataaggggggaaagaactggagaacaaaagagactttaacctataaaagatgcagggtgtgctcacttcttgggactttagaacatcagccatggcccccttctccctgccgggagaagtctgtattattccctttaaataaacctgcttaatatgcttgccttggcgtgcttctctagggcttaatcttcaacattagaagaagcagaactcgtcaccagtaaacggcggtatcagatttggaggtcccaccgagatttacgccaaggtaagtaagcttctctctccacacaccccacatctgtttgaggtgcatctttctttctgtctctttatttttggagggcaaaatgggcacccgtcggctacttaaatgcagttagtgcagctgccatccttaagactcgggtgagaggtttcccggcccaggcaagtttccaatcccctgctctgcagg of the Sciurus carolinensis chromosome 11, mSciCar1.2, whole genome shotgun sequence genome contains:
- the LOC124959207 gene encoding olfactory receptor 5D13-like, which translates into the protein MLLAETNQTFEVTFILLGFSEFPDLQVPLFLVFLTIYTVTAVRNLSMILIIRINPKLHTPIYFFLSHLSSIDFWYSTTVTPKLLENLVMEDRTISFTGCITQFFLACIFVVVETFMLAVMSYDWFVAGCHPLLYTVIMSQKLCASLVAGTYIWGIVYSLTLTYFVLALSFCGSNVISNFVCEHSAIVSVSCSDPSVSQMLCFIITIFDEVSSLFIILSTYISIFVTVMKMSSTGGCQKTFSTCTSHLTAITIFHGTVLFLYCVPNSKNSCLIVKVGSVFYTVVISMLNPLIYSLRNKDVKESFRKLMNHPKLSC